In one window of Cydia fagiglandana chromosome 1, ilCydFagi1.1, whole genome shotgun sequence DNA:
- the LOC134667431 gene encoding spondin-2-like, whose protein sequence is MYLRYVVYLSLWALVLTEKCNHKPILVPDDVEPLDNNNLFTMTVQNMGKDVNNLFKPDQRYAITIKASDQNHTFSWFMITVEDPDVDESDYAFRRQQYDVGTMKTMDDDHSSQYSDKCANTVENIDNTGKMEVSHTFSWFMITVKNPNVDESDYAFRRQQYHVGTMKTMDDDHSSQYSDKCANTVENIDNTGKMEVSVHWLSPSSSSPLPIASKVRIRAMVAENARAWYVGPNLDIVLTKDNERPLDMPQYDAKETCNLCSEARYEVIFEGQWSKLTHPQQFPTNMDKNAYSYMVGASHDYVFTLWEPDTLASAGLQEAAENADMNVLEKEIMSKVGYGPDSTRTLIRGRRNAHPNMFRPSHALFRTDRTHHLFSLVIGIQPSPDWFLGVHKYELCTDNGWLEYEKLPLYPWDAGTMDGVSYNSTKKKTNPQEKVGRVALGSFDRESPFYQLNLNDLKPFGHLKTRLLDVYPVKDCEADTTNEEEAENMEKGAQDEEMEEPQVSESREGCGFTEWEPWSPCSPEGDCGYGRQFRVRYKTTWNHNYRSHMNHGPDREEKCIVDPKQMDTEYHSCYVDCY, encoded by the exons AT GTACCTCAGATACGTTGTTTATCTGTCACTATGGGCACTAGTGTTGACAGAAAAATGCAATCACAAGCCGATCTTAGTGCCCGACGATGTGGAGCCTCTGGACAACAACAATTTATTCACCATGACAGTGCAAAACATGGGGAAGGACGTCAACAACCTTTTCAAGCCGGACCAGCGATATGCTA TAACCATTAAAGCGAGCGACCAGAACCACACGTTCAGCTGGTTCATGATAACCGTCGAGGACCCGGACGTAGACGAAAGTGACTACGCGTTCAGGAGACAACAGTACGACGTTGGCACTATGAAGACTATGGACGACGACCATAGTAGCCAGTACAGCGACAAGTGTGCCAATACTGTGGAGAATATAGACAATACTGGCAAGATGGAGGTTTCG CACACGTTCAGCTGGTTCATGATAACCGTCAAGAACCCGAACGTAGACGAAAGTGACTACGCGTTCAGGAGACAACAGTACCACGTGGGCACTATGAAGACTATGGACGACGACCATAGTAGTCAGTACAGCGACAAGTGTGCCAATACTGTGGAGAATATAGATAATACTGGCAAGATGGAGGTTTCG GTCCATTGGCTATCCCCCAGTTCCAGTTCCCCTCTGCCGATTGCGAGCAAAGTGCGCATTCGTGCGATGGTGGCCGAAAACGCACGGGCGTGGTACGTCGGCCCTAATCTGGACATCGTGTTGACCAAGGACAACGAACGGCCACTTGACATGCCGCAGTATGACGCCAAAGAGACGTGTAATTTGTGCAGCGAGGCGCGGTATGAA GTAATTTTCGAAGGACAATGGTCCAAACTGACGCACCCACAGCAGTTCCCCACCAACATGGACAAAAACGCGTACAGCTACATGGTGGGAGCTTCTCACGACTACGTGTTCACACTTTGGGAGCCCGACACGCTTGCCAGCGCAGGCCTGCAGGAGGCCGCGGAGAATGCTGACATGAATGTCTTGGAGAAGGAGATTATGAGTAAA GTGGGCTATGGACCGGATAGCACCCGCACGCTGATCCGTGGACGCAGAAACGCACACCCAAACATGTTCAGGCCGTCCCACGCACTCTTTCGGACGGACCGAACACACCACCTCTTCTCATTGGTCATCGGGATCCAGCCTTCGCCTGATTGGTTCCTCGGAGTGCACAAGTATGAGCTGTGCACTGACAACGGCTGGCTGGAATATGAGAAGCTGCCGCTGTATCCTTGGGACGCGGGCACTATGGACGGCGTTTCCTATAAC TCAACCAAAAAGAAAACGAATCCCCAAGAGAAAGTCGGCCGGGTGGCACTGGGTTCGTTCGACAGGGAATCCCCCTTCTACCAGTTAAACTTGAACGACCTCAAACCCTTCGGTCACCTGAAGACGAGACTGTTGGACGTTTACCCTGTCAAAGATTGCGAGGCAG ATACAACCAATGAAGAAGAAGCAGAAAATATGGAAAAAGGTGCTCAAGATGAAGAAAT GGAGGAACCTCAAGTATCAGAGTCTCGTGAAGGCTGCGGCTTCACCGAATGGGAGCCCTGGTCGCCATGCTCGCCTGAAGGAGATTGTGGTTACGGAAGGCAGTTTCGCGTCCGGTACAAGACAACTTGGAACCACAACTATAGGAGCCACATG AATCATGGACCTGATCGTGAAGAGAAGTGCATAGTGGACCCGAAACAGATGGACACGGAGTACCACTCGTGCTATGTTGATTGTTATTAA